The proteins below are encoded in one region of Pseudomonas ekonensis:
- a CDS encoding pyocin S6 family toxin immunity protein yields MLFLSITGFYPDDVQDDTLQFELDIDGSEMNEKVAQLIESKSLSELEPGELLLSEDQVTALEALLNVSFPNGLEYFMGTCAKY; encoded by the coding sequence ATGCTCTTCCTTTCAATAACCGGCTTTTACCCAGATGACGTCCAAGACGACACGCTGCAGTTCGAATTAGATATCGACGGTAGTGAAATGAATGAAAAAGTTGCCCAGCTCATTGAGTCCAAGTCTCTGAGCGAACTGGAGCCTGGTGAATTGTTACTGAGCGAAGATCAGGTAACGGCACTGGAAGCCCTTCTAAATGTCAGCTTCCCGAATGGTCTGGAGTATTTTATGGGCACCTGTGCCAAGTACTGA